The Cryptosporangium aurantiacum nucleotide sequence GCCATGCCGCTGATGTAGTCGGCGCGGATGCCCGCCCCGAACGCCGGCGGTGGTTCGATCTCGTCGTCGGCGAGGCGCACGACCTTGTTCACGACGTCGACCAGAATCCCGATGTCCTGGGTCCCCGCCTCCGCGGGTGCGTCGTCGTCGGGCGAGGCGCTCTCGGCCGCCGGATTCGTGATCCGGACGATGATGATGCAGGTCCGGCGCGCGATCGTGGTAACGCCGCGGCCGAACCGGATCGCCAGGTCGATGACCGGCACCACCCGTCCGCGGAGGTTGATCACACCCCGGATGAAGTCCGGCATCATCGGCACCGGCGTCAGCTGCCGGTGCTCGAGGATCTCGGTGACGTTGAAGATGTTCAGCGCGTACATGTCGCCGTTCAACGTGAAGCGCAGATAGCGGTCGGACTCCGCGGCGCTCGGGTCGCGACGAGTGTCGGCCTGCGGCGTCGTCGACGGGCTGCCCATCGCTGTCCCTCCCGGTTGCATCCCTGCTCAGAAGCGGTCGAACTTGCTGTCGTCGACCTCCCCGTGCCCGGGGTCGCCGCCCCCGCTCCGCGTTCCGACCGGCAGCGCTCCGGCCGGGACCCTGGCCGTTCCGGTGGCGCGTTTGGCGCCGCCCGCATTCCCCCCGTAGGTGATCGCCGGGGGGCGCCTACGGGCGTTGTTCGTGGTGAAGAACCCCATGACCTCCTGCAACTGCGCGGTCTGCGCCGACATCTCCTCGGCGGTCGCGGCGAGTTCCTCGCTGGAGGACGCGTTCTGCTGGGTGATCTTGCTGATCTGGTTCATCGCGGTGTCGATCTGGCGGACGCCGGACGACTGCTCGCTGCTCGCCGCGGCGATCTCCTGGACCAGGTCGGACGTCCGGGTGATGTTCGGGAGGATGTCCTGCAGCAGCTGACCGGCGCGCTCGGCGGTCTGCACGCTGCCGGCGGCCAGTTCGCTGATCTCCGCAGCCGCGACCTGGCTGCGCTCGGCGAGTTTGCCGACCTCGGTCGCGACGACCGCGAAGCCCTTGCCGTGCTCGCCAGCCCGCGCCGCCTCGATCGTCGCGTTCAGCGCCAGCATGTTCGTCTGGAACGCGATGTCGTCGATGATCGAGATCTTGCTGGCGATCTGCTTCATCGCGTCGACGGTCTGCAGGACGGCACTCCCGCCCTCGGTGGCGTCGGCAGCGGCCTTCGTCGCGATGCCCTCGGTGACGCCCGCGTTCTCGCTGTTCTGGGTGATACCCGCGCCCATCTGCTCGATGCTCGCGGTCGTCTCCTGGACGCTGGCCGCCTGCTCGGTTGCGGCCTGCGAGAGCGACTGCGAGGCACCGCTGATCTGGCTGGACGCGCTGTTGAGCTGATCGGTGGACTCGATCACCGTGGTCACGGTCTCGGACAGCTTCTCCATCGCGCTGTTCAGCGCGGTGCCCATCTGCCCGACCTCGTCCCGGCTGCTCACATTGAGCCGCTGGTCGAGCCGTCCCTCGGACAGGCCGTCCAGGACGTGGACGGTGTCCCGCAGCGGCTTGGCGATCGACCGGGTGATCAGTTGCACGACCACGAACAGCAGGATCAGCGCGACCACGATCAGCCCGATCGTCAGCACCCGGGCCGCGGCATAGGCGTCGGCGGACTCCCGGATCGTGCGCTGGGCGTCGGTGTCCTGCAGCTCAGCGAGTTTCTCCAGCGTCGCGATCAGCGAGTTCGCCAGCGGCGTCGTGGTCGACTTGCGGTACGCGAGGAATTCCGTCATCCGGTTCGCCGCGGCGAGCGGGATCGACCGCTCGATCAGCGACTTCTCGTAGCTGCGCCAGGCTTCGACGAACTGCGTCCGTACCTGCGCCCCGTTTCCGACCGCCGACGTGGCCGCGAACGTCGCCCATGCCGTGTTGACCTCATCGATCGCGTCCTCGACGGCGGCCTTCCCGGCCTGATTCTCCGCGTCGGTCTGGGCGATCGCGAGGTTGAGGATCTCCCGGCGCACGTCGGAGACCCGCAGCCCCACCTCGCTGACCAGCTGCACCTTGTGCAGGTTCTGGTGGTAGAGCCCGTCCAGACGGTCCTGGGTCTGGTCGAGCTGGTACAGGCCGACCGAGCCGACCGCCAGCAGGAGCACGCACATCAACGCGGCCAGCGTCCGCAACTTCCACGCGACAGGAAGGTGCTTGAAGGAGAAGCCGCTCGAGCGGCGCGCTCCGACGGTCGTCTCGGCCATTCCTGAGCTCCTCGAGTTGCGCTGCGGTAGCAGAGGGCCGTGATCGCGATCACGCGTCGCATCTCCTCATCGGCTCGGCCCCCGATCGCCTGAGTCGTTCGGTGCGGCCGGGTGGCGGCTAGGGAGCAATAACGTTGTTGTCTTTCAATAACACCGTTACTCTCGACGCCATGGAGACCTGGACTCTTCTCGACGGCAGCACCCCCACCGCCCTCCGCGCCGAGGTCGACAGCTCCGGCACGCTCCGCGCGGCGCCCGGGCAGGACGTCTTCGGCTGGCACCGCTCGGCGCCCGGCTGGTGCCGTGGCGACGCCTGCATCCCCTCGTTCCGCGTCGCCGATCTGGAGACCGACGACGGGCTCGACGTCGTCGGGTTCGCCGCGCTCGCCGGCCTGGTCACCGCGGTCGACCCGGAGACCCGCACGCTCGCCACCGTCCCGGATGCGGCCTCGCGTGGCCGCGACCTCACCGGCACGGTCGCGCCGGAGCTGACGCTGCCGACGCTCACCGGCGAGCCGTTCGCGCTCAGCAGCCTCCTCGGCACGAAGGTCGCGCTGGTGTTCTGGGCGTCCTGGTGCGGGTGCCGCTACGACCTCGGCGCCTGGCAGGAGCGGCACGCGGCCTGGGCGTCGGCGGGCTTCACCGTCGTGACGATCGCGCTCGACGCCGACCGCGCGAGCGCCGCCCCCTGGCACGCCGAGGCCGGAACCACCCACCCCGCGCTGGTCGACGTCGACGGCGTCGCCGCGGACGCGTTCGACATCGTCAACGTCCCGACCGTGGTCTGGCTCGACGAGGACGGCCGGATCGTGCGGCCGCAGGACTCGCAGACCGCGACCGACCGCTTCCGCGACTGGAACCACCTGAGCGCGGACGCCTCCGCCGAGGCCCTGCGCCGCTGGGTCGTGAACGGCGACCCCGGGCTCACCCTGGATCAGGTGCGCGAACACCTGCGCCTACCCTCGGATGACGACCAGCGGGCCCGGGCGGAGACCCGGTTGGCGTCCTGGCTCGCGACCAACGGCCATGCGGACGCCGCCGAGCGCCACTTCGCCGCCGCGGCGGACGCCGCTCCGCACAACGTCGCGCTCCGGCGGAGCGCGATGCCGCAGCGCGGTATCGACCCGTTCGGCGACGAGTACTTCCGGCTCGCCGGCGAGCTCGCCGAGGCCGGCGTCCCCCTCCACCGCCCCCTCACCTGAGGAGTACGCCATGCCCACGATTCCCTGGACCCCCGCGAAGAGCGCCAAGGACGCCACCGGGCCGGCGCTCGCGATGGCGTCGGAGTTCGAGCTGACCTCGCTCCGGCACGTCCCCCGCTTCTTCCTCGACTCGATGCGCATCTACCGGCAGACGCTGGCCGCGGACGGCGCGCTCGGCGTCTCGTTGGAGGCCCGCCCCCTGCGCGGCCGGTTCCGGACGCTGAGCAGCTGGCGCGACCGGGCCGCGGTCGACGCGTTCATCCGGGTCGAGCCGCACCGATCGGCGATGCGGCGGCATCATTCGTCCATGAAGCGTGCGAAGTTCGTCTTCTGGGACGCCCCCGAGCCGCAGTTGACGTGGGACGAAGCGACCCGGCACCTGGCCACGGCCGGACCCCGGTGACCGAGACCCCGTACCGGCGAGCGCAGACCGCCGGGCAGGACGCCGTGCGCCGCACGGTGCTGGACGCCGCGAGCGCGCTGCTGGTCGCCGAGGGCCCGCAGTCGCTCACGATGCGCCGGATCGCCGGCGAGGTCGGCTGCTCGACGACCGTGCTCTACACGATGTTCGGCGGCAAGGACGGGCTCGCCGAGGCGCTGTACCGGGAGGGTTTCGCCCGGCTCCGGCAGCGGCTCGTCGAGGCCGTCGAGAGGGCCGGGGACGACCCCGGCGAGCGGCTGGCCGCGACCGGGCGGGCGTACCGGGAGAACGCGCTGGCCGAACGCTCCTACTACGGGGTGATGTTCGGCCAGGCGATCCCCGGTTTCGTCCCGTCGCCGGAGGCGGTCGCCGACTCCAAGCGCGCGTTCGAAGTCCTCGACGAGGCGGTGGACGCGCTCCGGACCGCGCGCCCCGTCCCGGGCGCGCACACGCTCCCGGTCGCGCGCCCGGCCCCGGAGGACGCCGGGCTGGTGGACCCGACGAACCTGCTGTGGGCGACCGCGCACGGCGTGGTGAGCTTCGAGCTCGCCGGCCACTACCCCGACGAGGCCACCGCCGCCGCGACCTACCGCACCGCGCTCACCGCGGTCAGCGTCTATCTCGGCCTGCGCTGACCGAATCTAGCCGGATTAACCTCTCTCGCCCCTTCGTCGGCCTACCGTGGTCGCGAACGGTGCATCTGGGGAGGCGCATGCGCGCGGGCTTGTCGAGACGGCGTTTCCGGTTACCGGACGTGCGGCGGTGGCGACGTCGGCGGGTGATCGCGCTGATCGTGGTCGTGGCCCTGGTCGGCGGCGTCACGACGACGCTGCTCGTCCGGGCGCTGCGCGAAGAACCACCGCAACCGAGCGAACCAGCGGCGCGGCGGTACGGGTTCACCACCGACGGCGGTGCGCCGTGGGCTCCGGAGTCCGGCCGGCTCTCGATGGCGCGGAGCGGCGGGTCACAGCGGATCGAGATCGGCTTCCGGTTCCGCACCGAGGACGAGATCCGGCGCCTGGACGGGCACGGGCTGGAACTCCGGCTGACCGTGCGCACGGTCGGCCCGTGCGGATCGGCCACCGGCTGGAGCGCGACCCCGGCCAACGGTGGCGCCGCGCCGAGCGTCCGGGGCCTGCCGAAGGACGCCGAGCCGTACGTGGCCGTCACCGAGGGACAGACCTGCACCGAGACGCTCGTGCGGATCGGAAGCTTGAAGCCCGAGCACCTGACGGCCGGCCACGAGTACACGGTGACC carries:
- a CDS encoding chemotaxis protein CheW; this translates as MGSPSTTPQADTRRDPSAAESDRYLRFTLNGDMYALNIFNVTEILEHRQLTPVPMMPDFIRGVINLRGRVVPVIDLAIRFGRGVTTIARRTCIIIVRITNPAAESASPDDDAPAEAGTQDIGILVDVVNKVVRLADDEIEPPPAFGAGIRADYISGMAKRDDDFVIVLDVSRVLSISDMVSLQNATADPVAAEAAARSSRTS
- a CDS encoding TlpA disulfide reductase family protein, with the protein product METWTLLDGSTPTALRAEVDSSGTLRAAPGQDVFGWHRSAPGWCRGDACIPSFRVADLETDDGLDVVGFAALAGLVTAVDPETRTLATVPDAASRGRDLTGTVAPELTLPTLTGEPFALSSLLGTKVALVFWASWCGCRYDLGAWQERHAAWASAGFTVVTIALDADRASAAPWHAEAGTTHPALVDVDGVAADAFDIVNVPTVVWLDEDGRIVRPQDSQTATDRFRDWNHLSADASAEALRRWVVNGDPGLTLDQVREHLRLPSDDDQRARAETRLASWLATNGHADAAERHFAAAADAAPHNVALRRSAMPQRGIDPFGDEYFRLAGELAEAGVPLHRPLT
- a CDS encoding methyl-accepting chemotaxis protein, whose amino-acid sequence is MAETTVGARRSSGFSFKHLPVAWKLRTLAALMCVLLLAVGSVGLYQLDQTQDRLDGLYHQNLHKVQLVSEVGLRVSDVRREILNLAIAQTDAENQAGKAAVEDAIDEVNTAWATFAATSAVGNGAQVRTQFVEAWRSYEKSLIERSIPLAAANRMTEFLAYRKSTTTPLANSLIATLEKLAELQDTDAQRTIRESADAYAAARVLTIGLIVVALILLFVVVQLITRSIAKPLRDTVHVLDGLSEGRLDQRLNVSSRDEVGQMGTALNSAMEKLSETVTTVIESTDQLNSASSQISGASQSLSQAATEQAASVQETTASIEQMGAGITQNSENAGVTEGIATKAAADATEGGSAVLQTVDAMKQIASKISIIDDIAFQTNMLALNATIEAARAGEHGKGFAVVATEVGKLAERSQVAAAEISELAAGSVQTAERAGQLLQDILPNITRTSDLVQEIAAASSEQSSGVRQIDTAMNQISKITQQNASSSEELAATAEEMSAQTAQLQEVMGFFTTNNARRRPPAITYGGNAGGAKRATGTARVPAGALPVGTRSGGGDPGHGEVDDSKFDRF
- a CDS encoding TetR/AcrR family transcriptional regulator, which codes for MTETPYRRAQTAGQDAVRRTVLDAASALLVAEGPQSLTMRRIAGEVGCSTTVLYTMFGGKDGLAEALYREGFARLRQRLVEAVERAGDDPGERLAATGRAYRENALAERSYYGVMFGQAIPGFVPSPEAVADSKRAFEVLDEAVDALRTARPVPGAHTLPVARPAPEDAGLVDPTNLLWATAHGVVSFELAGHYPDEATAAATYRTALTAVSVYLGLR